CACGCCGGGAAGGCACTTGTGCCAGTCGCAGTCGAGCACGTACGCGCCCGTCAGCGTGATCGGGTTGCTGCAGGTCGCCCGGGTCCAGTCGATGACGTTGTTGAAGTGCGGCTTGTCGCGCGGCATGAACTCGATGGCGTACTCCTCCCCGGTCGGCACGCCGGAGACGCAGGGGCCGAGACCGACCTTGAAGTGCTGGTCGCCGTCGCCGTCGTCGGGGTCGCTCTTGCTGCCCTGGATGACGTAGCCCTCGATCGTCTTGCAGGTGTTCTTCTGCTCCAGGCGCTCGGGGCGGTAGGCGCCCATCCGCGCGGCGTACCACGTGGCCGAGGAGGGCGGGCAGACCGTCACGGCGGTGTCGGCGTCGCCGACGTTGACGCCGGGACCGCCGCGAACGTAGTTGCTGCCGAGCTCGCCGAGCAGCACGTCGTTGTCGGCGCCGCCGTACAGCGCGTCGTCGTCGTCGCCCCCGTTGATGACGTCGTTGCCCCCGGCGCCGCTGAGCATGTCGTAGCCCTCGCCGCCGACGATGATGTCGTCACCGCCGCGGCCGTTGAGGCCGTCGTGGCCGGTGCTGCCGCACAGGATGTCGCCCTGCGGACCGCCGACGACGACGTCCTGGCCGGCGCCGGCGTAGATGATGTAGGGCTTCCCGTCGTCCGGGACGACGTACTCGTCGTTGTTGCCGGTCAGCTTCTTGACGACGAACCCGGCTGGGGGCTGCGCCGCCGTGCACGCCGTCTCGTCGACGGGCGCGACCGACCACGACACCACCATGGGCAACGTCATGACGGCAGCGGTGGCCGTACCGAACAGGACTCGCTTGGCGACGCGCATGGGAACCCCCCTGGGCCCGTTGAGGGTCCGCAGTATGGGCCGCGCCACGAGCCGTTCGGTAGGTGTCGCGACGGCCACATCGCCGGGCTGTCCGCCTTGCCAGGGAAACCCCCTTCGGGGTGCGTTCTGTGCCTTTTCCCGCACGACACGCCACCGGGAGCCTTTTCCATCCTGGCGTCGACAGCCCCATCGACCGACGCGCCGAGCGGTGAGTTCGGACCGCCAAAGTCACCGCTCGAGCACGAACGATCGTCCATACCCACCGGTAACCTCCGCGCGCAACGGTTCCCGGTTGCGTGGAGAAGTGAGGTGGGCGAGGTCCCCCCTTGCCCACCGCCCGTCCCTCTAGCGGGGCGGGTAGCCCGGGCAGAGCTCGGTGGCGAGCTGCTCCAGGAACAGGCCGATGTCGGTCACGATGCCGACGGCCTGGGCGGAGCCGCGGTCGGCGAGCTTCGTCACGGTCGCGGGGTTGATGTCGACGGAGACGAGGGGAATCGACGCGGGGAGGATGTTCCCCGTCGCGATCGAGTGCAGCATCGTCGCCACCATGATCGCGTAGCCGACGTCGTGCAGCTCGGCGCGCATGGCGCGCTGCCCCTCGATGACGTCGGTGTAGACGTCGGGGAGCGGCCCGTCGTCGCGGACGGAGCCGACGAGGACGAACGGCTTCCGCTCCTCGACGAGCGCGTGCATCACGCCGCCGCGGAGTACTCCTTGCTCGACAGCCGCGGCGATGGACCCCGCGCGGCGGATCGTGTTGATGGCGCGGATGTGGTGCTCGTGGCCGTGCTCGACGCCGGCGCCGACGGCGAGGTCGACGCCGAGGGACGTACCGAACAGCGCCGACTCGATGTCGTGGGTGGCGAGCGCGTTGCCGGCGAAGACGACGTCGACGAAGCCTGCCCGCACCATGGCTACCATCGCGGGGGACGCGCCGGTGTGGACGACGGCGGGGCCCGCCACCCAGAGGATGCGCTTGCCCGCGGCCTTGACCTCGCGGAGCTGGCCGGCGATCTGGCGGACGAGCAGCGCCTGCGGCTTCTCGCTCGAGACGGTGGACGCCATGAACTCGAAGTGCCCCGACGTCTTCGCCGAGTGCTGTTGGTGCGGCAGCTCGACCTTGACGCCGTTGGCGCCGCAGACGACGACGTCGCCCGCCTTCACGTCGGAGACCGGCACCGTACGGACGCGGCCGTCCGCGACGACGAGGCCGCAGTCCATCTCGGGGTGCTCG
The Frankiaceae bacterium genome window above contains:
- a CDS encoding calcium-binding protein, translated to MRVAKRVLFGTATAAVMTLPMVVSWSVAPVDETACTAAQPPAGFVVKKLTGNNDEYVVPDDGKPYIIYAGAGQDVVVGGPQGDILCGSTGHDGLNGRGGDDIIVGGEGYDMLSGAGGNDVINGGDDDDALYGGADNDVLLGELGSNYVRGGPGVNVGDADTAVTVCPPSSATWYAARMGAYRPERLEQKNTCKTIEGYVIQGSKSDPDDGDGDQHFKVGLGPCVSGVPTGEEYAIEFMPRDKPHFNNVIDWTRATCSNPITLTGAYVLDCDWHKCLPGVRTGKEIHPVFQMTYRGTTRTSGPQYGGSPWNMNPDDDRTQRYCWSEMGSPCRAWPNNDPFL
- a CDS encoding TIGR00300 family protein; amino-acid sequence: MNETVQITGHLMDSGVLARVLDDVLDYGGDYVIEKLDLGRTHDDESHAKIRVGAESDEVLQRILMRIQIHGVNQVDPGEALLRAADRDGVFPEDFYSTTNLETLVRVEGKWLRVEHPEMDCGLVVADGRVRTVPVSDVKAGDVVVCGANGVKVELPHQQHSAKTSGHFEFMASTVSSEKPQALLVRQIAGQLREVKAAGKRILWVAGPAVVHTGASPAMVAMVRAGFVDVVFAGNALATHDIESALFGTSLGVDLAVGAGVEHGHEHHIRAINTIRRAGSIAAAVEQGVLRGGVMHALVEERKPFVLVGSVRDDGPLPDVYTDVIEGQRAMRAELHDVGYAIMVATMLHSIATGNILPASIPLVSVDINPATVTKLADRGSAQAVGIVTDIGLFLEQLATELCPGYPPR